A genomic window from Bradyrhizobium lupini includes:
- the sdhD gene encoding succinate dehydrogenase, hydrophobic membrane anchor protein — MSFDESHGAPKGSSMRTPLGRVRNLGAAHSGTSDFWRQRITGVAMTLLMIPVIVIVMMLLGRNQAGAAQILGSLPIAVILLLFIFASAWHMKIGMQVVIEDYIHNEKLKLISIMLNNFFSFAVALASTYAILKLSSGV, encoded by the coding sequence ATGAGTTTCGACGAATCCCACGGCGCCCCGAAGGGCTCCTCCATGCGCACCCCGCTCGGCCGCGTGCGCAATCTCGGCGCGGCGCATTCGGGCACCTCCGATTTCTGGCGCCAGCGCATCACCGGCGTCGCCATGACGCTGCTGATGATCCCCGTGATCGTGATCGTGATGATGCTGCTCGGCCGCAACCAGGCCGGCGCCGCACAGATTCTCGGCTCGCTGCCGATCGCGGTGATCCTGCTGCTCTTCATCTTCGCCAGCGCCTGGCACATGAAGATCGGCATGCAGGTCGTGATCGAGGACTACATCCATAACGAGAAGCTGAAGCTCATCTCGATCATGCTCAACAACTTCTTCTCGTTCGCCGTGGCGCTCGCCTCGACCTACGCGATCCTGAAACTTTCCTCCGGAGTCTAA
- the sdhC gene encoding succinate dehydrogenase, cytochrome b556 subunit, with protein MTARIERPLSPHIQTYRWTLTMALSIVHRATGIALYAGTLLLAWWLIAAASGPAAYSHVQAFTGSIIGRLIVFGYTWALMHHMLSGIRHFVWDLGYGFKANEREALTWGALIGGIVLTVLIWIIAYAIGGGR; from the coding sequence ATGACCGCACGGATCGAACGACCGCTTTCGCCGCACATTCAGACCTACCGCTGGACCCTGACGATGGCGCTTTCCATCGTCCATCGCGCCACCGGAATTGCCCTCTACGCCGGAACGCTGCTGCTGGCCTGGTGGCTGATTGCGGCGGCCTCCGGCCCCGCCGCCTATAGCCACGTCCAGGCCTTCACCGGCAGCATCATCGGCCGCCTGATCGTGTTCGGCTACACTTGGGCGCTGATGCACCACATGCTCAGCGGCATCCGGCATTTCGTCTGGGACCTCGGCTACGGCTTCAAGGCCAATGAGCGCGAGGCCTTGACCTGGGGCGCCCTGATCGGCGGCATCGTGCTCACGGTCCTCATTTGGATCATCGCCTACGCGATCGGAGGCGGACGATGA